Proteins encoded together in one Psilocybe cubensis strain MGC-MH-2018 chromosome 8, whole genome shotgun sequence window:
- a CDS encoding Carbonic anhydrase 2, which produces MRIRIDKHWQELVLRGFLPSLDPGKSMGGGITAKEAKLGETDRNLPVTSVTPSSQVLARYQDFSLVFVVFWAVASVLAHPVNQQRDIKIIGRTESVKVVAETSNRLQMLSIGNQAFRDKLSKESPTLLKTLADEGQAPPFMFLGCSDSRVSEGTIFSAQPGTLFTQRNIANQYHKTDPNAQSVLSYAVSELGVSHVIVMGHYGCGGVAASIASAPTAEIDAASGSIQSWISPIRNIYETSTRAEIVEHRVKHANASLVEEPEIQDPAFRALVEENVKASVNSIVKDSVISNHFAALSAAKNVTGNARRSGGGPAKDVFVHGFVYDIETGIVHDLGVSVGPPGVPIPTVPFSAVAKAATEASKAHDSGSSSHSTEAPKKRSRFWRRTSA; this is translated from the exons ATGCGAATAAGAATAGACAAGCATTGGCAAGAGCTTGTTCTGAGGGGATTTCTGCCTTCTTTGGACCCGGGGAAGTCTATGGGAGGCGGTATCACCGCCAAGGAGGCCAAGCTTGGAGAAACCGACCGAAATCTGCCCGTAACTTCGGTGACGCCAAGCAGCCAAGTCCTCGCTCGCTATCAAGATTTTAG TCTCGTATTTGTTGTCTTCTGGGCGGTCGCCTCTGTTCTGGCACACCCCGTCAACCAACAGCGCGACATCAAAATCATTGGCCGCACTGAGTCTGTCAAGGTTGTTGCCGAAACCTCCAATAGGCTCCAGATGCTTTCTATTGGAAACCAGGCGTTCCGTGATAAACTTTCGAAGGAATCACCAACTCTTTTGAAGACTTTAGCAGATGAAggtcaag CACCCCCTTTCATGTTCTTGGGATGCTCTGACAGTCGTGTCAGCGAGGGTACAATCTTCTCTGCCCAGCCTGGAACGCTTTTCACTCAGCGCAACATTGCCAATCAGTACCACAAGACTGATCCGAACGC CCAATCTGTGCTCTCTTACGCCGTCTCTGAATTGGGAGTGAGCCATGTTATTGTTATGGGGCATTATGGCTGTGGAGGAGTTGCTGCTTCCATTGCCTCGGCTCCTACTGCGGAAATTGACGCTGCTAGCGGCTCTATTCAAAGCTGGATCTCGCCCATCCGCAATATCTATGAAACATCGACCAG AGCCGAGATCGTCGAGCACAGGGTCAAGCATGCCAACGCATCTCTTGTCGAGGAGCCTGAAATCCAAGATC CGGCATTCCGTGCTCTTGTCGAAGAGAACGTCAAGGCGTCCGTCAACAGCATCGTCAAGGACTCTGTTATTTCTAACCACTTCGCCGCTTTGTCTGCTGCTAAGAATGTCACTGGCAACGCGAGGCGCAGCGGGGGAGGCCCCGCCAAGGATGTTTTCGTCCATGGCTTCGTCTACGACATTGAAACCGGTATTGTCCATGACCTCGGCGTTTCCGTTGGCCCCCCCGGAGTCCCCATTCCTACCGTCCCCTTCTCTGCTGTAGCGAAGGCTGCCACTGAGGCTTCCAAAGCACATGACTCCGGCTCCTCTTCCCACTCGACTGAAGCCCCAAAGAAGCGCTCCAGGTTCTGGAGAAGAACCTCAGCCTAA
- a CDS encoding Protein N-terminal and lysine N-methyltransferase EFM7: MSIHEVTDEDAEDILAEALEFLGGKPVIENNFIRYGSLVLTLAPKANSLLADHLFSPALFLAERIERGLLHDLSGKTVVELGAGTALPSLLLSIQANPPSLLVVTDYPDPAILGNVEANVQRNAALVKPGCTVKCEGYEWGTDPLKLLEICKSDNGSKGGYDVMILSDLLHFFDSHDVLLSSISMLLARTKEARVFIGAGSYTRAHVCENFLQKGEEMGLCLDEIIDNDKWLGTLPVSDLDLEALSLRKNNCRYWVGRWSDVPQLTPS; this comes from the exons ATGTCTATACATGAGGTTACAGATGAAGACGCCGAAGATATTCTGGCCGAGGCTCTAGAGTTTCTGGGCGGTAAACCTGTGATCGAAAACAACTTCATCCGATATGGATCTTTAGTTTTGACACTGGCACCAAAG GCAAACTCGCTTTTGGCAGATCACCTATTCTCCCCGGCACTGTTTCTGGCGGAGAGGATTGAAAGAGGACTCCTTCATGATCTCAGCGGGAAAACTG TTGTTGAACTTGGAGCAGGCACTGCTCTTCCGTCATTATTGTTGAGCATTCAAGCAAATCCACCGTCCCTTCTTGTTGTCACCGACTATCCTGATCCTGCAATTCTGGGGAATGTTGAGGCCAACGTACAGAGGAACGCTGCTCTTGTGAAACCTGGATGTACTGTGAAGTGTGAGGGCTACGAATGGGGGACAGACCCGCTGAAACTACT AGAGATCTGCAAATCCGACAACGGTTCGAAAGGAGGTTATGATGTAATGATTTTGTCGGACTTGTTACATTTCTTTGACTCGCACGATGTATTGCTATCTTCCATTAGCATGCTACTTGCCAGAACTAAAGAGGCACGAGTATTTATTGGA GCTGGATCGTACACTCGAGCTCACGTCTGCGAAAATTTTTTGCAGAAGGGAGAGGAGATGGGACTCTGCCTGGACGAAATTATTGATAACGATAAGTGGCTGGGAACACTTCCTGTGAGCGACTTGGATCTTGAAGCCTTGTCACTGCGGAAAAACAATTGCCGCTATTGGGTTGGGCGGTGGTCAGATGTCCCCCAACTAACACCGTCATAA
- a CDS encoding Exodeoxyribonuclease 1 produces MGISGLLPALKSIQVTRHLSEYSGKTVAVDAYVWLHRGVYSCAIELATGKATNKYVDYAMHRVRMLQHYKIIPYIVFDGGPLPAKKGTESERKARREENLAKGKAFMAQGKMSQAREFFIKCADVTPEMAFQFIKALRAESVSYVVAPYEADAQLAYLELAGFVDAILTEDSDLLVFGCQNVLFKFDSVNATVVSISRKDFGAVATSPGDANSISLIGWSDVQFRAMAILSGCDYLPSIPGIGLKTACNLLKKWKTPDAVIRAISIEGKKSVPPGYSKQFKLAEKCFLHQRVYCPRQEKLVHLTDVDSDWNEEFDAYVGSDIEPTLAKGIALGNYDPDSYLPIKDINPDFLPRALKPIHMETNTPSMTSKGKSKARQSLPTPVKSGGGILDFFGRNPIIPAAPPKKKPVAIPMKHQTVSVGKASGKRTLSEVMDQDLAHKKRHRHSYSPIKSAQSRFFSANDETKFGSVRRRHSDGLPPVAGPSRTHANKENFHVATDAEDQKLEDSESDMNVSDLSLQGRIDEINSDGRVSLNIEEFSDVVEQEDGYLSPSSSCSKDAQDLSSPPGPSRQRRVVSLTGVIPSDDEEEADTSFGAEVVSSPVSVRKPKSRSRFHNEKTPLRRIAKSKSKAAGESQVVVLVASTPSPEGKERLYPDIDDVPSPTLYCGPDLRKMLGDEETVLDFNEKVKSVSGSASPPSPSSETPNCNEQQPARFIDVVDVDALEDEDDPRWQQELVAQSQAAVMAGWKQRWALPPAKTPLQARRSVQHVITQRHPIRPLSPKMTSKKLKTSPPGSSRPTTSRAFELRRSDTNVTPAGRHSLANYKPPRSAPSKLFGTSGNSNSSMNPPNIKQLDKGQPRRNVLLFETVKVSGKGNGSASSASSQNHSEPIDLTMDDEIEELDPTAWTDEMVTTSARARLSHFRCALNFFFTSFWLC; encoded by the exons ATGGGAATCTCTGGTCTCTTGCCGGCTTTGAAGTCTATCCAAGTTACCAGACATCTTTCCGAATATTCTGGCAAGACCGTTGCTGTAGATGCCTACGTCTGGTTACACCGAGGCGTCTACTCGTGTGCGATAGAGCTCGCGACTGGAAAGGCCACAAATAA GTATGTCGACTATGCAATGCATCGCGTCCGAATGCTTCAGCACTATAAGATAATCCCATACATTGTCTTTGACGGAGGTCCGCTCCCAGCGAAGAAGGGCACCGAGAGCGAAAGGAAGGCCAGACGAGAGGAAAATTTAGCCAAGGGTAAAGCATTCATGGCACAGGGCAAGATGTCGCAAGCCCGCGAGTTCTTCATCAAATGTGCCGACGTTACACCAGAAATGGCTTTCCAATTCATAAAG GCATTGCGAGCCGAATCGGTTTCCTACGTAGTGGCGCCGTACGAAGCCGATGCACAGCTTGCTTATCTCGAATTGGCAGGATTCGTAGATGCCATCCTCACAGAAGACTCCgatctcctcgtcttcggGTGTCAGAACGTCCTTTTCAAGTTCGATTCCGTCAACGCCACCGTGGTGTCGATTTCCCGCAAAGATTTTGGGGCAGTGGCGACATCCCCCGGAGATGCGAATAGCATATCTCTCATCGGCTGGTCCGACGTGCAGTTTCGCGCTATGGCAATCTTGAGCGGGTGCGATTATCTACCAAGTATACCCGGTATCGGTCTGAAGACTGCTTGCAACCTTCTGAAGAAGTGGAAAACCCCCGATGCAGTCATTCGAGCCATTAGCATAGAAGGGAAAAAATCAGTCCCACCTGGCTACTCCAAACAATTCAAATTGGCAGAGAAGTGCTTTCTACATCAGCGCGTATATTGTCCTAGGCAGGAAAAACTTGTGCACCTCACCGACGTCGACTCAGATTGGAACGAAGAATTCGACGCATACGTTGGAAG TGATATTGAACCTACTCTTGCGAAGGGAATCGCCCTCGGAAACTATGACCCAGACTCATATCTTCCAATCAAGGATATTAACCCCGATTTCCTCCCGCGCGCCTTGAAACCCATTCACATGGAGACCAATACCCCCTCGATGACGTCCAAAGGTAAATCCAAGGCGCGACAGAGTTTGCCAACTCCAGTCAAATCAGGCGGGGGGATTCTCGACTTTTTTG GTCGTAATCCAATTATCCCCGCTGCGCCTCCAAAGAAAAAACCCGTAGCTATCCCAATGAAACACCAGACGGTTTCTGTTGGGAAGGCGAGTGGGAAAAGGACGTTATCAGAAGTCATGGATCAGGATCTGGCACATAAGAagagacacagacacagTTATTCTCCGATAAAATCCGCACAGTCAAGGTTTTTTTCTGCCAACGACGAAACAAAGTTTGGTTCTGTCAGACGAAGGCACAGCGATGGACTTCCCCCCGTTGCTGGTCCTTCCCGGACCCACGCAAATAAAGAGAACTTCCATGTTGCCACCGATGCTGAAGATCAAAAGCTGGAAGATTCTGAATCAGATATGAATGTCTCTGACCTTTCCCTCCAAGGCCGAATTGACGAAATCAACTCCGACGGACGTGTATCCTTGAATATCGAAGAATTTTCAGACGTTGTAGAGCAAGAAGATGGCTATCTTTCACCTTCGTCTTCGTGCTCCAAGGATGCTCAGGATCTTTCTTCCCCACCAGGACCCAGTCGTCAACGGCGAGTAGTGTCGTTGACAGGCGTTATTCCAagcgacgatgaagaggaagctgATACTAGTTTTGGCGCGGAGGTGGTGTCAAGTCCGGTTTCAGTGAGGAAGCCTAAATCTCGAAGCCGTTTTCATAATGAAAAGACGCCATTGCGAAGGATcgccaagtccaagtccaaggcCGCTGGAGAAAGCCAAGTTGTCGTTCTCGTGGCATCAACTCCCAGTCCCGAAGGAAAGGAACGCTTGTACCCCGATATCGACGATGTTCCATCCCCCACTTTATATTGCGGCCCAGATCTTCGGAAAATGTTGGGAGACGAAGAGACGGTACTCGATTTTAATGAAAAGGTTAAATCGGTGTCTGGATCAGCTTCACCCCCAAGCCCGTCTTCCGAAACCCCCAATTGTAATGAACAGCAACCCGCACGGTTCATTGATGTCGTCGATGTTGATGCCctagaagatgaagacgatccGAGATGGCAACAAGAATTGGTTGCGCAGAGTCAAGCTGCCGTCATGGCGGGGTGGAAGCAGCGATGGGCTTTACCTCCTGCCAAAACCCCATTGCAGGCTAGGCGTTCAGTTCAGCATGTAATTACGCAACGGCATCCAATCCGCCCTTTGTCTCCCAAAATGACTTCCAAAAAACTAAAAACATCCCCCCCTGGTTCCTCTCGACCCACAACGAGTCGAGCGTTTGAATTGCGACGCAGCGATACCAATGTTACCCCTGCTGGCCGACATTCTCTGGCAAACTATAAACCTCCCCGGTCCGCCCCATCTAAGTTATTTGGGACATCGGGAAATAGCAACTCTTCGATGAATCCGCCGAACATCAAGCAGCTGGACAAAGGGCAACCTCGACGTAACGTGTTACTTTTTGAGACAGTCAAAGTTTCTGGCAAAGGGAATGGGAGCGCGTCCTCCGCTTCGTCTCAAAATCACAGCGAGCCTATCGATCTAACAATGGACGACgaaattgaagaattggATCCTACTGCATGGACAGACGAGATGGTGACAACTTCTGCTCGGGCGAGGTTGTCCCATTTTCGGTGTGCATtaaatttcttcttcacctcttTCTGGCTTTGCTGA